The Crocosphaera subtropica ATCC 51142 genome includes a window with the following:
- a CDS encoding DNA methyltransferase has product MFHTASDSIDLIFADPPFNLSKIYPSKINDQLMDRDYLSWCETWLKDCIRILKPGGSLFLWNLPKWNTYLSQFLNQYLTFRH; this is encoded by the coding sequence ATGTTTCATACAGCATCAGATAGTATTGATTTAATTTTTGCCGATCCTCCATTTAACTTAAGTAAAATATATCCTTCAAAAATAAATGATCAACTCATGGATAGAGATTATTTAAGCTGGTGTGAAACTTGGTTAAAAGACTGTATTCGTATTTTGAAACCAGGAGGAAGTTTATTTTTATGGAACTTACCAAAATGGAATACTTATTTATCACAATTTCTGAATCAATATCTTACATTTCGTCATTAA
- a CDS encoding bifunctional riboflavin kinase/FAD synthetase — MWVTSSTSNVITPTAIALGNFDGIHLGHRQVLKPILELQKQYTPTIVTFTPHPQEFFSGQTRQLLTPLTEKVKLLESLNVKQLVRLPFDRSLASLSPQAFVEDILVKQLNAKYISVGEDFRFGKGRAGNAQILQELAQQFGVFVHITKLQTCLNKDDPLRISSSRIRQCLATGNVRQAKEMLGYSYSLEGIVVKGQQVGRTIGFPTANLQVPLDKLLPRRGVYCVRALLTTEEVVKGVINIGSRPTVNGQVPTVEVHLLDWSGNLYRTFVKVQLDKFLRSEQKFPSLDALKNQIKQDCIIARQILE, encoded by the coding sequence GTGTGGGTAACATCATCAACTAGCAACGTCATCACGCCAACGGCGATCGCTTTAGGTAATTTTGACGGTATCCATCTAGGACATCGACAAGTGCTTAAACCTATCCTAGAACTTCAGAAACAATATACTCCCACCATTGTTACCTTTACCCCTCACCCTCAAGAATTTTTTAGCGGCCAAACACGACAGTTATTAACTCCTCTCACGGAAAAAGTCAAACTTTTGGAGTCCCTCAACGTTAAACAATTAGTCCGTTTACCCTTTGATCGCAGTTTAGCTTCTCTGAGTCCTCAAGCATTTGTAGAAGACATTTTAGTGAAGCAGCTTAATGCTAAATATATCAGCGTAGGAGAAGATTTTCGCTTTGGAAAAGGGAGAGCAGGAAATGCCCAAATTTTACAAGAATTAGCTCAACAATTTGGAGTCTTTGTTCATATTACTAAGTTACAAACTTGTCTCAATAAAGATGACCCGTTACGGATTAGTAGTTCAAGAATTCGTCAATGTTTAGCCACGGGAAACGTCAGACAAGCTAAAGAAATGTTAGGTTATTCTTATTCATTAGAAGGAATTGTCGTTAAAGGGCAACAGGTAGGTAGAACCATTGGTTTTCCTACGGCTAACCTACAAGTTCCTTTAGATAAATTATTACCCCGTCGTGGGGTTTATTGTGTTCGCGCTCTTTTGACCACAGAAGAAGTGGTTAAGGGCGTGATTAATATTGGTAGTCGTCCTACCGTTAATGGCCAAGTTCCTACAGTGGAAGTTCATTTATTAGATTGGTCAGGAAACTTATATCGAACTTTTGTAAAAGTTCAGTTAGACAAATTTTTACGTTCTGAACAAAAATTTCCCTCCCTAGATGCACTCAAAAATCAAATTAAACAAGACTGTATCATAGCCCGTCAGATATTAGAGTAA
- the nifJ gene encoding pyruvate:ferredoxin (flavodoxin) oxidoreductase has protein sequence MNSKTYATIDGNEAVARVAYRLNEVIAIYPITPSSPMGEWADAWASIGQPNLWGTVPSIVEMQSEGGAAGAIHGSLQTGSLTTTFTASQGLLLMIPNLYKIAGELTATVIHVAARSLAAQALSIFGDHGDVMAARSTGLALIASASVQEAQDFAAITTAASYESRVAGLHFFDGFRTSHEVQKVELLDDTVLRSLIKDEWVIAHRQRALTPDRPVIRGTAQNPDVYFQARETVNPFYAAYPDILQKTMDKFAQLTGREYKLYEYHGDPEAEKVIILMGSGCETVHETVDYLISQGEKVGVLKVRLYRPFAAEKLIKTLPKTVKKIAVLDRTKEPGSAGEPLYVDVVTGFMECCEEMPLPKIVGGRYGLSSKEFTSAMVKGVFDNLALDNPKNHFTIGIKDDLSHTSIDYDPNFSTEPDNVVRAIFYGLGSDGTVGANKNSIKIIGEETNNYAQGYFVYDSKKSGSVTVSHLRFGPNPIKSTYLVTKANFIACHQWEFLEKFDLLEPAIEGSIFLINSPYQPEYVWQQLPRPVQEHIINKNINVYVINAYEVARNAGMGGRINTVMQVCFFALANVLPREEAIEQIKKYIRKTYGKKGEDIVQMNIKAVDAALDHLHQVTIPNSIDDNAPDIAHPIPDTAPAFIRDVLGKMMARQGEDIPVSALPCDGTYPSGTAKWEKRNVAQEIPVWDEDVCVQCGKCVLVCPHAVIRSKVYEEAALSNAPESFKSADAKDLDWKKTELKFTIQVAAEDCTGCGVCVDVCPAKNKSQPKLKAINMAPQLPIREQERENWDYFLSIANPDRNTLKLNKISHQQMQEPLFEFSGACAGCGETPYIKLATQLFGDRMVVANATGCSSIYGGNLPTTPWTHNQEGRGPAWSNSLFEDNAEFGLGFRVSIDKQTEFATELVKSLASDIGETLATGILNAQQKDEADIFEQRERVAFLKQRLTQLSNGNLEETTQAKVTMLQSVADYLVKKSVWIIGGDGWAYDIGYGGLDHVLASGRNVNILVMDTEVYSNTGGQASKATPRAAVAKFASGGKPSPKKDLGLMAMTYGNVYVASVAMGAKNEHSIKAFLEAEAYEGVSLIIAYSHCIAHGINMTTAMSYQKDIVDSGRWLLYRYHPDLVGEGKNPLQLDMRSPKLPIERTMYQENRFKMLARSKPDAAKKLLKQAQEDVNTRWQMYQYLAARQLEMGNGNGHSKGNIETETTVN, from the coding sequence ATGAACAGTAAAACCTACGCTACTATTGATGGAAACGAAGCCGTTGCCAGAGTTGCCTATCGTCTCAACGAAGTGATCGCCATTTATCCCATTACCCCCTCTTCACCCATGGGAGAATGGGCCGATGCTTGGGCTTCTATCGGACAACCTAACTTGTGGGGGACGGTCCCCTCTATTGTGGAAATGCAAAGCGAAGGAGGGGCAGCCGGTGCCATCCACGGATCGTTGCAAACGGGGTCTTTAACAACGACATTTACCGCCTCTCAGGGCTTATTATTGATGATCCCTAACCTCTACAAAATAGCCGGGGAACTCACCGCAACGGTGATCCATGTAGCCGCGCGATCGCTGGCCGCCCAAGCTTTGTCTATCTTCGGGGATCATGGGGACGTGATGGCAGCCCGTAGTACTGGGTTAGCCTTGATCGCCTCTGCATCCGTGCAAGAAGCCCAAGACTTTGCAGCTATTACCACCGCAGCCAGTTATGAGAGTCGAGTTGCCGGACTACACTTTTTTGATGGGTTTCGCACCTCTCATGAAGTGCAGAAAGTAGAATTATTGGATGATACGGTGTTGCGATCGCTGATCAAAGACGAATGGGTGATCGCCCATAGACAAAGGGCCCTAACCCCCGATCGCCCGGTTATTCGAGGAACAGCCCAAAACCCTGATGTGTACTTCCAAGCGAGAGAAACCGTCAACCCCTTCTATGCAGCCTATCCCGACATTTTGCAGAAGACAATGGATAAGTTTGCCCAACTGACGGGAAGGGAATATAAGTTATACGAATATCATGGTGATCCTGAAGCTGAAAAGGTCATTATTTTGATGGGTTCCGGTTGTGAAACTGTCCATGAAACCGTAGATTATTTAATTAGTCAAGGGGAGAAAGTTGGGGTTTTAAAAGTTCGGTTATATCGTCCCTTTGCTGCTGAAAAGTTAATTAAAACCTTACCAAAAACTGTCAAAAAAATTGCTGTATTAGACCGTACCAAAGAACCCGGTTCAGCAGGAGAACCTTTATATGTTGATGTAGTGACAGGTTTCATGGAATGTTGTGAGGAGATGCCTCTACCAAAAATAGTAGGGGGTAGATATGGTTTATCCTCTAAAGAGTTTACCTCAGCTATGGTAAAAGGGGTATTTGATAACTTAGCTTTAGATAACCCTAAAAATCACTTTACCATTGGTATTAAAGATGATCTCAGCCATACCAGTATTGATTATGATCCTAATTTTTCTACTGAACCAGATAATGTTGTCAGAGCAATTTTCTATGGGTTAGGCTCAGATGGAACCGTCGGAGCTAATAAAAACTCCATTAAAATTATTGGAGAAGAAACGAATAACTATGCTCAAGGTTATTTTGTTTACGACTCCAAAAAATCAGGCTCAGTTACCGTATCTCATCTACGGTTTGGACCGAACCCTATCAAGTCTACTTACTTAGTAACCAAAGCCAACTTTATTGCTTGTCATCAATGGGAATTTTTGGAAAAATTTGACCTCTTAGAACCGGCCATAGAAGGATCAATCTTTCTCATTAACAGTCCCTACCAACCCGAATATGTATGGCAACAGTTACCCCGTCCCGTGCAAGAACATATTATTAACAAAAACATCAACGTTTATGTTATCAACGCCTATGAAGTGGCCAGAAATGCAGGGATGGGTGGCCGAATAAACACTGTCATGCAAGTCTGCTTCTTTGCTTTGGCCAATGTACTGCCCAGAGAAGAAGCCATAGAACAAATTAAAAAATACATCCGTAAGACGTATGGGAAGAAAGGGGAAGACATCGTACAGATGAACATTAAAGCCGTTGACGCTGCTTTAGATCATCTCCATCAAGTTACCATACCCAACAGCATTGATGATAACGCCCCAGATATCGCTCATCCTATCCCAGACACCGCCCCGGCATTCATCCGAGATGTGTTAGGTAAAATGATGGCTAGACAAGGGGAAGATATCCCTGTCAGCGCGTTACCTTGCGATGGTACTTACCCCAGTGGCACGGCAAAATGGGAGAAGCGTAATGTAGCGCAAGAGATACCCGTTTGGGATGAAGATGTCTGCGTTCAATGTGGTAAATGTGTTCTTGTTTGTCCCCATGCGGTGATCCGGTCTAAAGTATATGAAGAAGCAGCCTTAAGTAACGCCCCTGAAAGCTTTAAAAGTGCCGATGCTAAAGACTTAGACTGGAAGAAAACCGAACTTAAGTTTACCATCCAAGTTGCGGCAGAAGACTGTACTGGTTGCGGTGTTTGCGTTGATGTTTGTCCCGCCAAAAATAAATCTCAACCCAAACTAAAAGCCATTAATATGGCCCCACAGTTACCCATCAGGGAACAAGAACGAGAAAACTGGGACTATTTTCTATCTATTGCCAACCCCGACCGAAATACCCTGAAACTCAACAAAATAAGCCATCAACAGATGCAAGAACCCTTATTTGAGTTTTCAGGGGCCTGTGCCGGTTGTGGGGAAACCCCTTATATTAAGTTAGCTACCCAACTATTCGGCGATCGCATGGTGGTAGCCAACGCCACGGGATGTTCTTCTATTTATGGCGGTAACTTACCCACCACTCCCTGGACCCATAACCAAGAAGGAAGAGGTCCGGCCTGGTCTAACTCTCTCTTTGAAGATAACGCAGAATTCGGGTTAGGGTTCCGTGTCTCCATCGATAAACAAACGGAGTTTGCCACAGAGTTAGTCAAAAGTCTTGCTTCTGATATCGGAGAAACCCTCGCTACAGGCATTTTAAACGCCCAACAGAAAGATGAAGCAGACATCTTTGAACAACGGGAACGAGTCGCTTTTTTGAAACAACGGTTAACCCAGTTAAGCAATGGCAACTTAGAGGAAACCACCCAAGCTAAAGTAACCATGTTGCAGTCTGTAGCAGACTATTTAGTTAAAAAGAGTGTTTGGATCATCGGGGGTGACGGTTGGGCCTATGATATTGGATATGGTGGGTTAGACCATGTGTTAGCCAGTGGCCGCAACGTCAATATTTTGGTCATGGACACGGAAGTTTATTCTAACACCGGGGGACAAGCATCTAAAGCGACTCCTCGCGCTGCGGTGGCTAAGTTTGCCTCTGGGGGGAAACCCTCACCCAAGAAGGACTTAGGGTTAATGGCCATGACTTACGGTAACGTTTATGTGGCCAGTGTAGCGATGGGTGCAAAGAATGAGCATAGTATCAAAGCCTTTTTAGAAGCAGAAGCTTATGAGGGTGTTTCTTTGATTATTGCCTATTCTCACTGTATCGCCCACGGTATCAATATGACCACTGCTATGAGTTATCAGAAGGACATTGTGGATAGTGGACGCTGGTTATTGTATCGGTATCATCCCGACTTAGTAGGAGAAGGAAAAAACCCCTTACAGTTAGATATGAGAAGTCCCAAGCTTCCCATTGAACGGACGATGTATCAAGAAAACCGTTTCAAAATGTTAGCCAGAAGTAAACCGGATGCTGCGAAAAAACTGCTTAAACAAGCGCAAGAAGATGTTAATACCCGTTGGCAAATGTATCAATATTTAGCGGCAAGGCAGTTAGAAATGGGTAACGGAAATGGACATAGTAAGGGGAATATTGAGACTGAAACAACCGTTAATTAG
- a CDS encoding three-Cys-motif partner protein TcmP translates to MSRFGEDGEDIIGKWSEDKLDLLAKYLEAYSIIMNKQKEKWLTKYYYIDAFAGSLRPRAKDDEKRYIKGSPLRALQIEPKFDGYWFIDISSQRIERIERLKDDFSDCNIEVYHGNCNEVLCDQLIPKFNSSSTRAFVFLDPYGLSIDWETITKLANTRKCDIFVNFSVMGITRILPKDREPKPEHIELLNRVMGNTDWITEVYKQPPTVQLSLFPEQSEQTSSLKREIIKAEWLADLYTKQLRTIFQYVSQPVLMKNSTNSVLYALCLASHNKTAVKITNDIFKLYEKLKLQE, encoded by the coding sequence ATGAGTCGGTTTGGTGAAGATGGAGAAGATATTATCGGAAAATGGTCGGAAGATAAGCTAGATTTATTAGCTAAATATCTTGAAGCTTATTCTATCATTATGAATAAACAAAAAGAGAAATGGCTCACAAAATACTACTATATTGATGCGTTTGCTGGTTCTCTTAGACCAAGAGCAAAAGACGATGAAAAAAGGTATATTAAAGGTTCTCCTTTGCGTGCTTTACAAATAGAACCTAAATTTGATGGTTATTGGTTTATTGATATTTCTTCACAACGAATAGAACGAATAGAGAGACTTAAAGATGATTTTTCTGACTGTAACATCGAAGTCTATCACGGAAACTGTAATGAAGTCTTATGTGATCAATTAATACCTAAATTCAATTCTAGTTCAACAAGAGCGTTTGTTTTTCTAGATCCTTATGGATTATCAATTGATTGGGAAACTATAACAAAGTTAGCTAATACAAGAAAATGCGATATTTTTGTTAATTTTTCTGTGATGGGAATAACGCGGATACTCCCTAAAGATAGAGAACCAAAACCAGAACATATTGAATTATTAAATAGAGTAATGGGTAATACTGATTGGATAACAGAAGTTTATAAACAACCTCCTACTGTTCAATTAAGCTTATTTCCTGAGCAAAGTGAACAAACATCTTCTTTAAAACGTGAAATAATCAAAGCAGAATGGTTAGCTGATTTATATACTAAACAATTAAGAACAATTTTTCAGTATGTTAGTCAACCAGTTCTTATGAAAAATTCCACTAATTCTGTTCTTTATGCTTTATGTTTAGCTAGTCATAACAAAACGGCAGTTAAAATTACCAATGATATATTTAAACTCTATGAAAAATTAAAATTACAAGAATAA
- a CDS encoding DUF1802 family protein translates to MLTELCDALKEWNVAVKALEKGNTILLLRKGGIKEISGQFKVNHNPILLYPTYEHQKPHLLKSDYARLVKTVSSGWHPETVTIGSWANITTIFQVRELPVIKQLYPYHIWTENFVEERFKWKANQPLFILLLQVFLLPKSVIIPYDSSYGGCCSWIKLNQDISLVKSHPVIPENNYYQKVKEIKEIIMSA, encoded by the coding sequence ATGCTAACTGAATTATGTGATGCTTTAAAAGAGTGGAATGTTGCTGTTAAGGCACTAGAAAAAGGTAACACTATTTTGCTATTACGGAAAGGAGGTATTAAGGAAATTTCAGGACAGTTTAAAGTTAATCATAATCCTATCTTATTATACCCTACTTATGAACATCAAAAACCTCATTTATTAAAATCAGACTATGCTAGGTTGGTTAAAACTGTATCATCGGGGTGGCATCCTGAAACCGTTACGATTGGTAGTTGGGCTAATATTACGACTATTTTTCAAGTTAGAGAATTGCCAGTAATTAAGCAACTTTATCCTTATCATATTTGGACAGAAAACTTTGTTGAAGAACGATTTAAGTGGAAAGCTAATCAGCCTCTTTTTATTTTACTGTTGCAAGTTTTTCTCTTACCTAAATCGGTTATTATACCTTATGATTCAAGCTATGGGGGTTGTTGTTCTTGGATTAAACTTAATCAGGATATTTCCTTAGTCAAAAGTCACCCAGTTATCCCTGAGAATAACTATTATCAAAAGGTCAAAGAAATAAAAGAAATTATTATGTCAGCTTGA
- a CDS encoding M4 family metallopeptidase encodes MYTCHNPLHCYLPPYVLKNLAQCEDPEIRRLAIEALEASAEARAIRATMGAIATIAPMFSSTPISTKKNRLVYDMEERRFVLPGKLVRREGEDPTGDSAVDEAYDHAGITYDFYKQRFNRNSIDNRGMDLISSVHVGRQYNNAFWNGRQMAYGDGDGQIFIRFTKALDVAGHEITHGVITHESNLEYQGESGALNESFADVMGALVQQWHLGQNDPNTADWDMGELIMGSSPATRLRTFKAEKAYEDDPYLGTDRQPKHIRDKYTGLEDNGGVHINSGIPNHAFYLIALDIGGPSWEKAGKIWYQTLRNLNSQSDFQEAADMTYQVAGQLFGNGSLEQQAVKQGWDGVGINISSGSW; translated from the coding sequence ATGTACACTTGTCACAATCCACTCCATTGTTATCTTCCACCTTATGTCCTGAAGAATTTAGCCCAATGTGAAGACCCAGAAATCCGTCGTTTAGCCATTGAAGCTCTCGAAGCATCAGCAGAAGCAAGAGCTATTCGGGCGACAATGGGGGCCATCGCTACTATCGCCCCCATGTTTTCCTCCACACCCATATCCACTAAAAAGAACCGTTTAGTTTACGACATGGAAGAAAGACGATTTGTCTTACCAGGTAAATTGGTTCGTCGTGAAGGAGAAGATCCAACCGGTGATTCGGCGGTGGATGAAGCTTATGATCATGCTGGTATCACCTATGACTTTTATAAGCAACGTTTCAATCGCAACTCTATCGATAATCGAGGGATGGATTTAATTTCTAGTGTTCATGTGGGTCGTCAGTATAATAACGCTTTTTGGAACGGGCGACAGATGGCCTACGGCGACGGAGATGGCCAAATCTTCATCCGATTTACAAAAGCACTGGATGTAGCTGGCCATGAAATCACTCACGGTGTTATTACCCATGAAAGTAATCTAGAATATCAAGGAGAGTCAGGGGCATTGAATGAAAGTTTTGCTGATGTCATGGGGGCTTTAGTACAGCAATGGCATCTAGGTCAAAATGATCCCAACACAGCCGACTGGGATATGGGCGAGCTAATTATGGGATCGAGTCCAGCCACCCGACTACGAACCTTCAAAGCTGAAAAAGCTTACGAAGATGATCCCTACCTAGGCACTGACCGTCAGCCCAAACACATCAGAGACAAGTACACGGGTCTTGAGGACAATGGTGGGGTCCATATTAACTCCGGCATTCCTAATCATGCGTTCTATCTCATTGCCTTAGACATAGGCGGACCGAGTTGGGAAAAAGCTGGAAAAATTTGGTACCAAACCCTACGCAATCTTAATTCTCAAAGCGATTTCCAAGAAGCTGCTGATATGACTTATCAAGTGGCAGGACAACTTTTTGGTAATGGTAGCTTAGAGCAACAAGCGGTTAAACAAGGTTGGGATGGGGTTGGCATTAACATCTCCAGTGGTAGTTGGTAA
- a CDS encoding DUF5131 family protein, protein MSSSNTGIEWTDKTWNPSTGCTKVSPGCRYCYAEALTQRFTNSFPEGFDLTLHPERLDQPRRWRTPSRIFVNSMSDLFHKDVPISYLQDVFAVMKETPWHIYQILTKRDQRLVELAPELEWSDNIWIGVSVESQTYTKRIDALRKVPAKVRFLSCEPLLGPLELDLTGIHWVIVGGESGFKHRPIQPEWVQSILEQTQKAEVPFFFKQWGGRYSKAGGRIFNDRTWDQMPIAWNEHLMQYKHKFSSKSKFMEIKQKFLLSTH, encoded by the coding sequence ATGTCAAGTAGCAACACTGGTATTGAATGGACGGATAAAACATGGAATCCTTCGACTGGATGCACTAAAGTCAGTCCTGGATGTCGTTATTGTTATGCTGAGGCTTTAACTCAGCGTTTTACGAACAGTTTTCCAGAAGGCTTTGACTTAACGCTTCATCCAGAAAGACTTGATCAACCCAGACGTTGGCGTACTCCTAGCCGAATTTTTGTTAATTCAATGAGTGATCTTTTTCATAAAGATGTTCCTATCAGTTATCTGCAAGACGTTTTTGCAGTGATGAAGGAAACACCTTGGCATATCTACCAAATTTTAACTAAACGGGATCAAAGACTTGTAGAATTGGCTCCTGAGTTAGAATGGTCCGATAATATTTGGATAGGTGTATCAGTGGAAAGTCAAACCTATACCAAGAGAATTGATGCTCTAAGGAAAGTTCCAGCTAAGGTACGCTTCCTATCTTGTGAACCCCTTTTAGGACCATTAGAATTAGATTTAACTGGTATTCATTGGGTAATTGTTGGGGGTGAGTCTGGTTTTAAACATCGTCCTATTCAACCTGAGTGGGTTCAGTCTATTTTAGAGCAAACACAAAAAGCAGAGGTTCCCTTCTTTTTTAAACAATGGGGAGGACGCTATTCTAAGGCAGGTGGTAGAATTTTTAATGATAGAACTTGGGATCAAATGCCTATTGCTTGGAATGAACATTTGATGCAATATAAGCATAAATTTTCTAGCAAGAGTAAGTTTATGGAAATTAAACAAAAATTTTTACTTTCTACACATTAG
- the ispD gene encoding 2-C-methyl-D-erythritol 4-phosphate cytidylyltransferase, with product MYLLIPAAGMGKRMGSNRNKLLLTLLGKPLLSWTLLAAEASQKIEWVGIIGQPYDFPEFKTILTTISFTKPVELIQGGETRQASVYNGLQALPKAADNVLIHDGARCLVTPDLFDRCAEELLTCQGLIAAISVKDTIKIVDSNQFIKDTPNRSNLWAAQTPQGFKVSLLKQCHEKGYQLGWQVTDDAALFEKCQLPVKIVEGEETNLKVTTPVDLAIAEFILKQRFTH from the coding sequence ATGTATCTATTAATTCCGGCAGCAGGAATGGGCAAACGAATGGGAAGTAATCGCAATAAACTCCTGCTTACACTTTTGGGTAAACCATTACTAAGTTGGACACTTTTAGCAGCAGAAGCCTCTCAAAAAATTGAATGGGTTGGTATTATCGGACAACCTTATGATTTTCCTGAATTCAAAACAATTTTAACTACCATTTCTTTTACGAAACCTGTTGAATTAATACAGGGAGGAGAAACCCGTCAAGCTTCTGTTTATAATGGTTTACAGGCGTTACCCAAAGCAGCAGATAATGTTTTAATTCATGACGGCGCAAGATGTTTAGTTACCCCTGATTTATTTGATCGATGTGCAGAAGAACTCTTAACTTGTCAAGGCTTAATTGCAGCTATTTCTGTTAAAGATACCATTAAAATTGTTGATAGTAATCAATTTATTAAAGATACTCCCAATCGTTCCAATTTATGGGCGGCACAAACCCCTCAAGGCTTTAAAGTCAGCTTATTAAAACAATGTCATGAAAAAGGCTATCAACTGGGTTGGCAAGTCACCGATGATGCTGCTTTATTTGAAAAATGTCAATTACCTGTCAAAATTGTCGAAGGAGAAGAAACGAATTTAAAAGTAACCACTCCTGTGGATTTAGCGATCGCAGAATTTATTTTAAAACAGCGATTTACTCACTAG
- a CDS encoding protealysin inhibitor emfourin: MKITFRQSGGFAGLIRGCEIDTANLSESEAAYLKGLVEQSHILEATSQLTLKARDLYKYEVIIESEKGTVRASFDDMTWPETAQKLLAYLQEHSKPQPFR; the protein is encoded by the coding sequence ATGAAAATTACATTTCGTCAATCAGGAGGATTTGCTGGCTTAATTAGGGGCTGTGAAATCGATACAGCTAACTTATCTGAGTCTGAGGCCGCTTACTTAAAGGGTCTTGTAGAGCAAAGCCACATTCTTGAAGCTACAAGTCAGTTGACCCTGAAAGCAAGGGATCTTTATAAATATGAGGTGATAATAGAGAGTGAAAAAGGAACAGTCAGGGCATCTTTTGATGACATGACTTGGCCGGAAACTGCCCAAAAGCTTTTAGCCTATCTTCAAGAACATAGTAAACCTCAACCCTTCAGATAA
- a CDS encoding glycosyltransferase — protein sequence MNHNSYFYPQVSVIVPIYNGQEDLPDLINCLQSQTYPKDKVEYLLVNNNSNDKTSDLLDQAIIESQKIGLNLKALNENNIQSSYAARNQGIRQATGEILAFTDADCRPLNHWLEELVKPFIDEKIGIVVGEIEALPGNSFLEKYAERNSILSQKFLLEHPFLPYGQTANLGIRRIIFTKIGLFRPYLTTGGDADICWRIQQQTNYKLTFAASAIIRHRHRSNFEELRSQWQRYGRSNLYLHELYGVDLMRNLTPKEAIYRFGRWILKEIPRDTIKIIQGKGNPIDLIKMPIDLFNFYARSQGQKTAKLSDQARQIHWL from the coding sequence ATGAATCACAATAGTTATTTTTATCCTCAAGTTTCTGTTATTGTTCCTATTTATAATGGGCAAGAAGATTTGCCTGATTTAATCAACTGCTTGCAATCTCAAACCTATCCTAAAGACAAAGTAGAATATTTACTGGTTAATAATAATAGTAATGATAAGACATCAGATTTACTCGATCAAGCTATTATTGAATCTCAAAAAATAGGACTTAATTTAAAAGCCTTAAACGAAAATAATATTCAAAGTTCCTATGCTGCCCGTAATCAAGGAATTCGTCAAGCAACAGGGGAAATTTTAGCTTTTACCGATGCTGACTGTCGACCATTAAACCATTGGCTTGAAGAATTAGTTAAGCCCTTCATTGATGAAAAAATTGGTATTGTTGTAGGAGAAATTGAAGCCTTACCCGGAAACAGTTTTTTAGAAAAATATGCAGAACGCAATAGTATTTTATCTCAAAAATTCTTATTAGAACACCCTTTTTTACCCTACGGACAAACAGCAAACTTAGGAATTAGGCGCATTATTTTTACAAAAATTGGTTTATTTCGTCCCTATTTAACTACAGGAGGAGATGCGGATATTTGCTGGAGAATTCAACAACAAACCAACTATAAATTAACCTTTGCAGCTAGTGCGATTATTCGTCATCGTCATCGTTCCAATTTTGAAGAGTTAAGAAGTCAATGGCAACGTTATGGTCGTTCTAATCTCTATTTACATGAACTATATGGTGTTGATTTAATGCGAAATCTGACCCCAAAAGAAGCTATTTATCGCTTTGGACGTTGGATCTTAAAAGAAATACCAAGAGATACCATTAAAATCATTCAAGGGAAAGGAAATCCCATTGATTTAATAAAAATGCCGATTGATTTATTTAATTTTTATGCTAGAAGTCAAGGACAGAAAACAGCTAAGTTGTCGGATCAAGCTAGACAAATCCACTGGTTATAA